The following coding sequences lie in one Lepeophtheirus salmonis chromosome 11, UVic_Lsal_1.4, whole genome shotgun sequence genomic window:
- the LOC121126217 gene encoding uncharacterized protein isoform X2 — protein MSWNSKKLNEKSRVMCNSKKRNKDISDKRALTKVIANSSTFSDINSEQVSGTTSTRRLSNGKVAKVVSSKISKTFRRTSIGNSNKKEEKSSSNTFGNCFKRVIQTQSSKENTTNKPLKAHPASSFTFNKMIKSYQDRRESKLTESPKVSGLKNIKQRSSNIFSRLTRDSSVGDKDRNKPTLSYVPMAEMIMKLENTTPDRYRTLPNRGRSQNINPSLTRSRSNSSVPRINPKSPKLLTKEKSRQCRHTKTSHETLPSPLPKNKKPQRKVCSSESVNSVQSQASCSNIPKTKSVTKIQPFSFDPKIAESEAKKALKFKEVLEKESKDRKFKATSIPNFHKPINLPIKECTIPTIVEPFNLDIESRLEARIKKREENLKLEEKKQKELTKFKARPAKTERTFAPLLSTKPVVEIVAFELHSDRRVQERKAFDLRKKEKGSEMQELEKKYIRSIARGKKQIRKPQDDNFWSKS, from the exons atGTCATGGAACTCAAAAAAACTGAACGAAAAAAGTCGAGTGATGTGcaattcgaaaaaaagaaataaagacatTTCGGATAAACGTGCCTTAACGAAAGTGATAGCCAATAGTAGTACTTTCAGTGACATTAATTCGGAACAAGTATCTGGGACAACCTCCACAAGACGTTTAAGTAACGGAAAGGTTGCAAAGGTTGTGTCAAGTAAGATAAGTAAAACATTTAGGAGAACCTCAATTGGAAATAGCaacaaaaaagaggaaaagtCATCTTCCAACACTTTTGGAAATTGCTTCAAAAGAGTTATTCAAACGCAGTCTTCGAAAGAAAATACAACGAATAAACCATTAAAGGCCCATCCAGCGTCttcttttacatttaataaaatgatcaaGTCTTATCAAGATAGAAGG GAATCCAAATTAACAGAATCTCCAAAAGTTAGTGGCTTGAAAAACATCAAACAAcgatcatcaaatatattttctcggCTAACTCGCGATTCATCAGTGGGTGATAAGGATCGTAATAAACCCACTTTAAGTTATGTTCCTATGGCAGAAATGATTATGAAACTCGAAAATACAACCCCAGACCGATATCGTACACTCCCTAATCGTGGTCGATCTCAAAATATCAATCCAAGTCTAACAAGAAGTCGATCTAATAGTTCAGTACCTCGTATTAACCCCAAATCCCCAAAATTGTTAACCAAAGAAAAGAGCCGACAGTGTCGTCACACTAAGACCTCACATGAAACTCTACCTTCTCCtttacccaaaaataaaaa ACCCCAAAGAAAGGTTTGCTCTTCAGAGAGCGTAAACAGTGTTCAATCTCAGGCCTCCTGCTCCAATATACCGAAAACTAAAAGCGTTACTAAAATACAGCCTTTTTCATTCGATCCAAAGATTGCAGAGTCTGAGGCTAAAAAGGCTCtcaaatttaaagaagttttaGAGAAGGAGAGTAAGGATAGAAAATTCAAAGCCACGTCCATTCCAAATTTTCATAAGCCCATCAACCTTCCCATAAAAGAATGCACTATTCCAACAATAGTTGAACCTTTTAATCTTGAC ATTGAGAGTCGTCTTGAGGCTCGAATAAAAAAACGAGAGGAAAATCTCAAGCTcgaagaaaagaagcaaaaagaaCTAACTAAATTTAAAGCCAGGCCTGCAAAAACAGAAAGGACTTTTGCTCCTTTACTTTCTACTAAGCCTGTGGTGGAAATTGTTGCTTTCGAACTGCATAGTGATCGCCGAGTGCAAGAAAGAAAGGCTTTTGACctacgaaaaaaagaaaaaggatcgGAGATGCAAGAACTAGAGAAGAAG TATATACGATCTATAGCTCGAGGAAAAAAACAGATCCGTAAACCGCAAGATGACAACTTTTGGTCAAAATCCTAA
- the LOC121125966 gene encoding golgin subfamily A member 1, with product MDPLKSNRNNDENDDTDENNLESKDRKELEEEIHRLKEYINHNYSVFVKRLEKRKEKIQLLNEENSSLKAQAQDLESVKNQLVEYRDNYDQLEGFQNQELAKIKHMLLIAENSLQSEKEEKHTLLQENTKLKESMTFDSNSILEELKVKNDIITNLEAKISKLEMDLIDLNTSNNDTLIEEKSDLEKQLAVSRKNFEAYKLAQSSNNDNDMIKILESQLYMVENERDGFKSSLLELEIAKHDAIENEKKLIAERKLQDAKLIAEKETLEVKLNHRESEIKKLKEESRGLKENYDSKIKELEESSDSKTYKNMSLEGQIQELKSELNKTLNDLETKSSRSLETANSFKRLETECDNLREELKNKEVLLKDSKATENSLKLELTEQRKKFAQLNTEFENCVSQMDELSRSRESLEMEMKEKSLLLEENDISITKLKRRIKEIDENLPGTIESSDLVKELKSKVKKLEGELENKKSAFKLQDKRMLDMKKTLQKELSRSNSNHHHSNELDLFSLHRSSGSTPSFPVHGGSDAHFLNGSATTRHRKDSSSSSIDIPITDVNIQYLKRAIFKFFTGRDDEAFQMIKVISTILKFSKEESKVLHEIWEWKHSWFASKPKLSHVRS from the exons ATGGACCCATTGAAGTCAAATAGGAACAACGATGAGAATGATGATACGGATGAGAACAATCTGGAGAGTAAAGATAGAAAGGAACTGGAGGAAGAGATTCATAGGTTGAAAGagtatattaatcataattattcagTCTTTGTCAAGAGACTAGAaaaaaggaaggagaaaattcaacttttgaatGAGGAAAACTCTTCCTTGAAGGCACAGGCCCAGGACTTGGAGA gtgttaaaaatcaattagtgGAATATCGAGACAACTATGATCAATTGGAAGGATTTCAAAATCAAGAGCTGGCTAAAATCAAGCATATGCTTCTCATCGCAGAGAATTCTCTACAAtcagaaaaggaagaaaaacataCTTTACTGCAGGAAAATACCAAATTAAAAGAGTCTatg ACTTTTGATTCAAACTCCATTTTGGAGGAACTAAAGGttaaaaatgacatcattactaATTTGGAAGCAAAAATATCCAAACTTGAAATGGATTTGATTGATCTTAATACGTCCAATAACGATACGTTAATTGAAGAG aAGAGCGATCTCGAAAAACAACTTGCTGTATCCCGTAAAAACTTTGAGGCCTACAAACTAGCTCAATCATCGAATAATGATAAcgatatgattaaaatattagagAGCCAATTATATATGGTTGAGAATGAACGCGATGGTTTTAAAAGTAGTTTACTGGAATTGGAAATTGCGAAACATGATGCTATCGAGAATGAAAAGAAGTTGATTGCTGAAAGGAAACTTCAGGATGCAAAACTAATTGCTGAGAAAGAGACTCTCGAAGTGAAGTTAAATCACCGAGAAtccgaaataaaaaagttaaaggaGGAATCTAGAGGCTTGAAA GAGAACTATGATTCTAAAATCAAAGAACTAGAAGAGTCCTCTGATTCTAAAACCTACAAAAATATGAGCCTTGAAGGACAAATCCAAGAATTGAAAAGTGAATTAAATAAAACCTTGAATGACTTGGAAACGAAATCATCCCGAAGCCTCGAGACGGCCAATTCCTTTAAGCGACTTGAGACTGAATGTGATAATCTGAGAGAAGAACTCAAGAATAAAGAAGTCTTACTCAAGGATTCCAAAGCTACTGAAAATTCTTTAAAGTTAGAGCTAACAGAGCAAAGAAAAAAGTTTGCTCAATTAAACACAGAGTTTGAAAATTGCGTGTCTCAAATGGATGAATTATCAAGGAGTAGGGAGTCCTTGGAAATGGAGATGAAGGAAAAGTCATTGCTCTTGGAAGAAAATGATATTAGCATTACTAAATTGAAACGAAGGATAAAGGAGATCGATGAAAACCTACCCGGGACCATTGAGAGTTCGGATCTAGTCAAGGAATTAAAGTctaaagtcaaaaaattagaaGGAGAACTCGAGAATAAGAAATCCGCGTTTAAACTTCAAGATAAACGCATGTTGGATATGAAGAAAACTCTACAAAAAGAGCTCTCTAGATCTAATAGTAATCATCATCACTCTAATGAGTTGGATCTCTTCTCGCTCCATCGCTCAAGTGGAAGTACGCCTTCTTTCCCCGTCCATGGTGGTAGTGATGCTCATTTTCTCAATGGTTCAGCAACCACTAGGCATAGAAAAGACTCTTCCTCCTCTTCTATTGACATTCCTATTACAGACGTCAATATTCAGTATCTTAAACGtgctatttttaaattctttacgGGGAGGGATGATGAAGCCTTTCAAATGATCAAAGTGATATCAACCATCCTCAAGTTTTCTAAGGAAGAGTCAAAGGTTTTACATGAAATTTGGGAATGGAAACACTCTTGGTTTGCATCTAAGCCTAAATTATCCCACGTTCGAAGCTAG
- the LOC121126217 gene encoding uncharacterized protein isoform X1, giving the protein MSWNSKKLNEKSRVMCNSKKRNKDISDKRALTKVIANSSTFSDINSEQVSGTTSTRRLSNGKVAKVVSSKISKTFRRTSIGNSNKKEEKSSSNTFGNCFKRVIQTQSSKENTTNKPLKAHPASSFTFNKMIKSYQDRRESKLTESPKVSGLKNIKQRSSNIFSRLTRDSSVGDKDRNKPTLSYVPMAEMIMKLENTTPDRYRTLPNRGRSQNINPSLTRSRSNSSVPRINPKSPKLLTKEKSRQCRHTKTSHETLPSPLPKNKKPQRKVCSSESVNSVQSQASCSNIPKTKSVTKIQPFSFDPKIAESEAKKALKFKEVLEKESKDRKFKATSIPNFHKPINLPIKECTIPTIVEPFNLDIESRLEARIKKREENLKLEEKKQKELTKFKARPAKTERTFAPLLSTKPVVEIVAFELHSDRRVQERKAFDLRKKEKGSEMQELEKKLEEKNRSVNRKMTTFGQNPNIRTKTRSLSKEG; this is encoded by the exons atGTCATGGAACTCAAAAAAACTGAACGAAAAAAGTCGAGTGATGTGcaattcgaaaaaaagaaataaagacatTTCGGATAAACGTGCCTTAACGAAAGTGATAGCCAATAGTAGTACTTTCAGTGACATTAATTCGGAACAAGTATCTGGGACAACCTCCACAAGACGTTTAAGTAACGGAAAGGTTGCAAAGGTTGTGTCAAGTAAGATAAGTAAAACATTTAGGAGAACCTCAATTGGAAATAGCaacaaaaaagaggaaaagtCATCTTCCAACACTTTTGGAAATTGCTTCAAAAGAGTTATTCAAACGCAGTCTTCGAAAGAAAATACAACGAATAAACCATTAAAGGCCCATCCAGCGTCttcttttacatttaataaaatgatcaaGTCTTATCAAGATAGAAGG GAATCCAAATTAACAGAATCTCCAAAAGTTAGTGGCTTGAAAAACATCAAACAAcgatcatcaaatatattttctcggCTAACTCGCGATTCATCAGTGGGTGATAAGGATCGTAATAAACCCACTTTAAGTTATGTTCCTATGGCAGAAATGATTATGAAACTCGAAAATACAACCCCAGACCGATATCGTACACTCCCTAATCGTGGTCGATCTCAAAATATCAATCCAAGTCTAACAAGAAGTCGATCTAATAGTTCAGTACCTCGTATTAACCCCAAATCCCCAAAATTGTTAACCAAAGAAAAGAGCCGACAGTGTCGTCACACTAAGACCTCACATGAAACTCTACCTTCTCCtttacccaaaaataaaaa ACCCCAAAGAAAGGTTTGCTCTTCAGAGAGCGTAAACAGTGTTCAATCTCAGGCCTCCTGCTCCAATATACCGAAAACTAAAAGCGTTACTAAAATACAGCCTTTTTCATTCGATCCAAAGATTGCAGAGTCTGAGGCTAAAAAGGCTCtcaaatttaaagaagttttaGAGAAGGAGAGTAAGGATAGAAAATTCAAAGCCACGTCCATTCCAAATTTTCATAAGCCCATCAACCTTCCCATAAAAGAATGCACTATTCCAACAATAGTTGAACCTTTTAATCTTGAC ATTGAGAGTCGTCTTGAGGCTCGAATAAAAAAACGAGAGGAAAATCTCAAGCTcgaagaaaagaagcaaaaagaaCTAACTAAATTTAAAGCCAGGCCTGCAAAAACAGAAAGGACTTTTGCTCCTTTACTTTCTACTAAGCCTGTGGTGGAAATTGTTGCTTTCGAACTGCATAGTGATCGCCGAGTGCAAGAAAGAAAGGCTTTTGACctacgaaaaaaagaaaaaggatcgGAGATGCAAGAACTAGAGAAGAAG CTCGAGGAAAAAAACAGATCCGTAAACCGCAAGATGACAACTTTTGGTCAAAATCCTAATATTAGGACAAAAACAAGAAGCTTATCAAAAGAAGGATGA